The proteins below are encoded in one region of Myxococcales bacterium:
- the thpR gene encoding RNA 2',3'-cyclic phosphodiesterase: protein MFFGIRLTKEWKEMLSSAQQGLDGVRWTKQENLHLTLLFLGNIDQKISSELCQNATPMLLRSFFIDGHGVSAFPALENPRVLFASVKLNAELLALHQKLRDLCEALGIPLEARSYTPHITLGRVRRKKLQLQNWHDANESLVLPPFQVQTFELMEKEKHERSHRYATRQVLPLNKGKDSLPV, encoded by the coding sequence GTGTTTTTTGGCATTCGGCTAACTAAAGAATGGAAAGAAATGCTCAGCAGTGCGCAACAGGGCCTCGATGGCGTGCGCTGGACAAAGCAAGAGAACCTCCACCTCACATTGCTTTTTCTTGGAAACATTGACCAGAAGATCTCCAGCGAACTTTGCCAAAACGCAACGCCTATGCTGCTTCGAAGCTTTTTCATCGATGGCCATGGTGTAAGCGCCTTCCCCGCACTCGAAAATCCCCGTGTACTCTTTGCATCCGTAAAACTCAACGCCGAGCTATTAGCGCTGCACCAAAAGCTCCGAGACCTTTGTGAAGCACTTGGCATTCCCCTCGAAGCTCGATCCTACACACCACACATCACGCTAGGCCGTGTCCGTCGGAAAAAGCTACAGCTCCAAAACTGGCACGACGCCAATGAATCACTTGTCCTACCGCCCTTCCAAGTCCAAACCTTTGAGCTCATGGAAAAAGAAAAACACGAACGAAGCCACCGCTATGCCACCCGTCAGGTTCTCCCACTCAATAAGGGGAAAGACTCTTTACCGGTTTAG
- a CDS encoding nucleotidyl transferase AbiEii/AbiGii toxin family protein: MTIPPDWKEFLEALVSENTKFLLIGGHALAFHVEARLTEDLDLFIEASEQNARCVYNALRSFGFGDAVDSPDALKQPNKIFMLGRKPWRIDILTGIDGITFEEAWSGRCKVDFHGIPLNVIGREALLANKLASGRKKDLMDAALLQEASTKTEKPTP, translated from the coding sequence ATGACAATCCCCCCCGACTGGAAAGAGTTTTTAGAAGCATTGGTCTCAGAGAATACAAAGTTTCTTCTGATTGGAGGCCACGCCCTCGCCTTCCACGTCGAGGCTAGACTCACTGAAGATTTAGACCTATTCATCGAGGCGTCCGAGCAGAACGCAAGGTGTGTATACAATGCACTTCGAAGTTTCGGTTTCGGTGATGCCGTTGACTCTCCTGATGCACTGAAGCAACCCAACAAAATATTCATGCTTGGAAGAAAACCGTGGCGGATCGACATTTTAACGGGCATTGATGGAATAACATTCGAAGAAGCCTGGAGTGGCCGATGCAAAGTCGATTTCCACGGCATCCCATTGAACGTAATTGGACGCGAAGCTCTCTTGGCCAACAAATTAGCTTCCGGACGCAAAAAAGACTTGATGGATGCTGCACTCCTTCAAGAAGCCAGCACTAAAACAGAAAAGCCAACCCCTTAG
- a CDS encoding YajQ family cyclic di-GMP-binding protein has product MPSFDVVSELDKHEIDNAIKQASQEVTQRFDFKGTQSEIEKTDDGIVLKSNSEGRVEAVLEVLKSKLVRRKVSLKALDPQKIEPGGKGIYRQLLKLKEGVDQETAKKMVKFIKDSKLKVQASIQGDQLRISGKKRDDLQETIALLKEQDFGLEL; this is encoded by the coding sequence ATGCCTAGTTTCGATGTGGTCTCTGAACTCGACAAGCATGAAATCGATAATGCTATCAAGCAAGCCTCTCAAGAAGTGACCCAGCGCTTTGATTTTAAAGGCACCCAAAGCGAAATTGAAAAAACAGACGACGGCATTGTGCTCAAGTCCAACAGCGAAGGCCGGGTGGAAGCCGTTCTTGAAGTTTTAAAAAGCAAACTCGTGCGCCGTAAAGTTTCGCTGAAGGCACTTGATCCGCAAAAGATCGAGCCCGGCGGCAAAGGTATCTACCGGCAGCTTCTCAAACTCAAAGAGGGCGTTGACCAAGAGACCGCTAAAAAAATGGTCAAGTTTATTAAAGACAGCAAGCTTAAGGTCCAAGCTTCGATTCAAGGCGATCAACTGCGTATCTCGGGCAAGAAACGCGACGACCTTCAAGAAACCATCGCCTTACTCAAAGAACAGGACTTCGGTCTCGAGCTTTAG
- a CDS encoding trypsin-like serine protease gives MLNEHRFEENRIVDLSYAPVVEPLDTGSFACGYRIVGRGSKETGGFNLYLREADVCLVNDGITTTSSYKETLANFLSESGKTSQEIANLQASEPSLDPKALHFVSANSTYLPKNLRKDAGAGAACRGDSGGALISPRGQVVGVISESHGFKGQCDLATNPYKINIAAPIVSSNFFIPSIVRLCGNAQSAEECRQRITTDTWECDPNTDDWCLKQGELLPSCGQLGREFAWRRLGLEQPALWTSQADDWRLYCSNGDRLSECMGDDGTTTNCVQNNSGVAAPWEFELAASEGQQWYELTRPQNFSLDTKGTSFPLVCGPQSQQPCEGDARWSRVWDGCQACYLWFGDDHP, from the coding sequence GTGCTTAATGAGCACCGCTTCGAGGAAAATCGAATTGTAGACTTAAGTTACGCTCCTGTTGTGGAGCCGCTTGATACCGGTTCCTTTGCATGCGGTTATCGCATTGTGGGCAGAGGCTCCAAAGAAACCGGCGGATTTAATCTTTACCTGCGGGAAGCCGACGTTTGTCTCGTCAACGATGGAATTACCACTACTTCTTCATACAAAGAGACCTTGGCGAACTTTCTTTCCGAAAGTGGCAAGACCTCCCAAGAGATTGCCAATCTACAGGCCAGTGAACCGTCACTTGATCCAAAGGCCCTTCACTTTGTGAGTGCGAACAGTACATACCTTCCCAAGAATTTGCGTAAGGACGCTGGAGCAGGTGCCGCATGCCGAGGAGACAGTGGAGGCGCGTTAATTTCTCCACGCGGCCAAGTGGTTGGCGTTATTTCTGAAAGCCATGGGTTCAAAGGCCAATGTGATCTAGCAACGAATCCTTACAAAATTAATATCGCAGCTCCGATTGTATCTTCGAATTTTTTCATTCCTTCCATTGTGCGATTGTGCGGAAATGCTCAAAGTGCTGAGGAATGCCGTCAACGCATCACAACCGACACCTGGGAGTGCGACCCCAATACCGACGATTGGTGCCTAAAACAAGGCGAGCTTTTACCAAGTTGTGGTCAACTCGGACGTGAGTTTGCTTGGCGACGACTTGGCTTGGAGCAACCGGCGTTATGGACGAGCCAGGCCGATGATTGGCGTTTGTATTGTTCCAACGGTGATCGTCTTAGCGAATGTATGGGCGACGATGGAACAACTACAAATTGCGTGCAGAATAATTCAGGCGTAGCTGCGCCATGGGAGTTCGAACTTGCCGCTAGCGAAGGACAACAGTGGTACGAGCTCACTCGTCCGCAAAACTTTTCGTTGGATACCAAGGGCACGAGCTTTCCCTTGGTATGTGGTCCACAAAGCCAGCAGCCCTGTGAAGGGGATGCACGATGGAGCAGGGTGTGGGACGGATGTCAGGCCTGTTACCTATGGTTCGGCGACGATCATCCTTGA